ATGATTCGCGTTTTGTCCTCCACTTAAACAGCTCTACTATATCAGCATCAGATGCTTATATAGTCTTCGAACCGAATCCCCTTGGAGCCAGGCACGGAGTGCCAAGCCCTTTGGAGGTCAAATCCGAAGGCCTTGCGAGGTAACATAGTTACCCCCAATCACTTATAAACCCACCGAAACAGAGAAGGAACACACCCGGAGAAAACCAGGAGATTTCCAACGCAGATCGGTTGGCTTGTGAGGTAATAATGTTAGGGATTCCGGCATATAAAGACGCCGGTTTTATGAAGACAGCTAGACCATAAACATCATTATCATGGACCACGCAGACAAAATAATAAACACAAATCACAGGACAAAACACCCTTGTCAAAAGAAGAAATAACCCTTAGCGAAGTCCGTTCGTGGAACTCATCCGAAATCGTCGACCTTTATCGAACCGGCGGATGGTGGGACATGGGATGGAGTACAGACCGTATCGCGCAAATTCTTGATGGAAGCTTCATCCTCATAATCGCCCATGACAAGCAAAATCGCGCAGTCGGCATGGGACGCATGATCTCCGATGGAGTAGCTGACGGATACATTCAGGACGTGGTCGTCTTCCCCGAATATCGTGGACGCGGCATAGGAGAGCGCATAGCAAAAACGCTCAGGCGACTCGGATTGGCACACGGTTTGACATGGATCGGCCTCATCTCTGCACCCAAAAAAGAATCGATCTATCTCAGAGCAGGCTTCTCTGAAATGAAAAACTACACACCCATGCTCTTTGAAAATGAAAAGAACTGACTTCCAAAGAATAACCCTCGCGGAAAAACCCATCATCGATGACTACTTTCAGCGATTTCCCCAATATCACTCGGAACACAACTTCCTTACGTTATTCTCGTGGGAACACTACTCGCCCTGTGAATATGCAGTGATAAATGACCACCTGATCCTCTCTAACACGGTCAACGGCAAAAGCACGTGTCATGCCCCTGTTGGTGAATTTGACCCCATCATATTTGAAGAACTCCTGCACTTCGCCAAAAAACATACCGGCGACTGCGCTATTGCCTTCTATGAAGAGAAATATCTCCCGTATATGAAAACGCATCATCCCGAAACACCGGTGTATGAATCACGCGGATGCAGCGAATATTATTACAGAACAGAGGAACTTGCCGAACTCTCCGGACAAAAATACCTCAATATCCGAAGACAGATCAACCGGTTCAATACCAAATACCAGTACACGACTGAAGCTGTCACACCAGATATCATTACCGAGATTCATGAAATGCTCGATAAATGGAGCGACGCCAAAAACACCGAAGCAAATATTGTTCTGAAAGAAGAAGTGGGCGCTGCACACGCTGCACTGGACAACTGGGATGAACTCGGGTGTGAAGGACTGGTTATCCGGGTCCTACCAAAGAACAGAATAGGGGCAGTCGCCATTTGGGGGGAGATGAATTCCGAGACCGCAGTCATCCATTTCGAAAAAGGTATCTCCCAATACAAAGGTATCTACAAAGTCATCAATCAGGAAACCGCACGACTACTCCAAGGCAGATATGAGTGGATTAACAGGGAATCCGACATGGACGTCCCAGGACTCCGCGAGGCAAAACTCCGCTATCACCCGGGAAAGTGTGCCAAAACCTGGTACATCAAACGAAAAGAGATCGTATGATGTTGAAGGACGTTGGTAGTCACAAAAACGTTACTGATGCTTCCTGACCCCACAGATATTATTAGCCAGACCGCACATCTATAAAGCGGATGAACCTGTTGTTTGAACTCTCCGGAGAGAATCTATCTCTGGCAACTGCCGAACTATCCTGTGTGGGAAACGTGATCCGCACAGAGAATGGTATTGCCATCGTAGATGTTGACGATCCGGGAAGAACGACACGGCTCGCTCAGACGCATGTCGTAATGCGCCTCCTAGGCGAATGTGATGCCACAAAAGAAGACCTCGAACGTCTTCTTGAAAGCCTCGCACTCACAGCCCCCGGCAGTTTCTGCTGTCGGGCAAGAAAGATTCATCCAGTCACTGTCAATGCATCCCAACTGGAACTCGAGCGCATGATGGGACAAAAAATTCATGGTAATGTTGACCTCAAAGATCCCGATATCGAATACCGTGCGGTATTCACAAACGGTAGATGCTTTTTCGGGGAAGTACTTCACACCATAGACCGTGGGTCATATGCTTACCGAAATCCCCAGAGAAGAGCATTCTTCCACCCGGGAGTTATGATGCCTCTGATGGCACGGACAATGGTCAATTTGACTCATGTTGAACCCGGCCAATTGTTATGCGATCCCTTCTGTGGAACAGGCGGCATGCTCCTCGAATGTGATATGATGGGGATCGAAGCAGTCGGAAGCGATTATGATCCCGAGATGCTCATTGGATGCCGGCAGAATCTCCCAAACGGAGCTTACATCCGGGCCGATGCAACAAACATGCCTTATCCAAACGAAGCATTTGATGCAATCGCAACCGACCTGCCGTACGGTCAGTCAACAACCATCGGAGCTGACAGCATTGATACCCTCTACACCGGATCCCTGAAAGAAATCAGGCGTGTTCTCA
This region of Methanocorpusculum sp. genomic DNA includes:
- a CDS encoding GNAT family N-acetyltransferase; the protein is MSKEEITLSEVRSWNSSEIVDLYRTGGWWDMGWSTDRIAQILDGSFILIIAHDKQNRAVGMGRMISDGVADGYIQDVVVFPEYRGRGIGERIAKTLRRLGLAHGLTWIGLISAPKKESIYLRAGFSEMKNYTPMLFENEKN
- a CDS encoding DUF2156 domain-containing protein, with translation MKRTDFQRITLAEKPIIDDYFQRFPQYHSEHNFLTLFSWEHYSPCEYAVINDHLILSNTVNGKSTCHAPVGEFDPIIFEELLHFAKKHTGDCAIAFYEEKYLPYMKTHHPETPVYESRGCSEYYYRTEELAELSGQKYLNIRRQINRFNTKYQYTTEAVTPDIITEIHEMLDKWSDAKNTEANIVLKEEVGAAHAALDNWDELGCEGLVIRVLPKNRIGAVAIWGEMNSETAVIHFEKGISQYKGIYKVINQETARLLQGRYEWINRESDMDVPGLREAKLRYHPGKCAKTWYIKRKEIV
- a CDS encoding methyltransferase domain-containing protein, whose amino-acid sequence is MNLLFELSGENLSLATAELSCVGNVIRTENGIAIVDVDDPGRTTRLAQTHVVMRLLGECDATKEDLERLLESLALTAPGSFCCRARKIHPVTVNASQLELERMMGQKIHGNVDLKDPDIEYRAVFTNGRCFFGEVLHTIDRGSYAYRNPQRRAFFHPGVMMPLMARTMVNLTHVEPGQLLCDPFCGTGGMLLECDMMGIEAVGSDYDPEMLIGCRQNLPNGAYIRADATNMPYPNEAFDAIATDLPYGQSTTIGADSIDTLYTGSLKEIRRVLKPGGRAVIVTHTDIRPLAKDLFEIVGYYEQRVHKSLTRRILVLA